In one window of Musa acuminata AAA Group cultivar baxijiao chromosome BXJ3-2, Cavendish_Baxijiao_AAA, whole genome shotgun sequence DNA:
- the LOC135632006 gene encoding putative pumilio homolog 8, chloroplastic isoform X1 → MKMGKQEEREMEMLLDEIPHATSPHLPHPHLGHHRLFHGDDALGVHVPGLDELSPVRGFYPVHGCGHGRGPDHGDRHARLSPPPLPSEGSLVLGFLSPAADELARQHTGRMVERLGLLDKLSGMHLGVDPKLPIGRPLMPASASENNPINPSVPETNYTDDTFQIGVNCHSVIPNSLLFGLDKNPCSSQSQQQHCYADANFFEPWLDNFPYGATELGTDGVLGRTPHCRANLGGGFVSRINQPYPVSNMFLQSEKIRIDSSWNRNTLNASRLPDFSVSNGCIETPSATLEVQPGRILRNPEVFGSDDSLIIEGKELHCMRCPLNYPLKGTKLSQFDGLLYARGVSVKLPNFLPKYDNVMDVKGCMYFVAKHQHGCRFLQQKLDEGKHVVDVIFNGVINHASELMIDPFGNYLMQKLLELCSEEQLMQILLVLKDPDNLIRISLNVHGTRAVQKLIDTLKTKKQIALVISAIQPGFLDLIKDLNGSHVLQRCLESFTPEDNKLIFDAAAKHCVDIATHRHGCCVLQKCIAHSTGENHAKLIAEISANGYELAQDPFGNYVVQYILDLKNSLAIGNLASQFEGKYVQLSVQKFSSNVVEKCLKILGEDDRATIILELISVSHFEQLLQDPYANYVIKSALLNSKGPVRAALVKAMLPHEAALRTNPYCKRIFSRALLKK, encoded by the exons ATGAAGATGGGGAAGCAGGAAGAGAGGGAGATGGAGATGCTGTTGGATGAAATCCCTCATGCCACGTCTCCCCATCTCCCTCATCCCCATCTCGGTCATCATCGCCTCTTCCATGGTGATGATGCTCTTGGCGTGCATGTGCCTGGTCTCGATGAGCTATCGCCAGTTCGTGGGTTTTATCCTGTCCATGGCTGTGGGCATGGGAGGGGGCCTGACCATGGTGACCGCCATGCACGCCTCTCGCCGCCGCCCCTCCCCTCGGAAGGATCGTTGGTGTTGGGCTTTCTCTCCCCTGCCGCCGATGAACTGGCTCGCCAGCATACGGGGCGGATGGTCGAACGATTAGGCTTGCTCGACAAACTTAGCGGTATGCATCTCGGAGTTGATCCGAAATTACCAATTGGTCGTCCGCTGATGCCGGCATCAGCATCCGAGAACAACCCGATCAACCCTTCTGTGCCTGAGACTAATTATACCGACGATACATTTCAGATTGGCGTTAATTGTCACTCAGTTATTCCCAACTCTCTGTTATTTGGTCTGGATAAGAATCCATGCTCGTCTCAATCGCAGCAGCAGCATTGCTATGCGGATGCTAATTTTTTCGAGCCATGGCTCGACAATTTCCCTTATGGAGCAACTGAATTGGGAACTGATGGTGTCCTTGGACGAACTCCTCACTGCAGGGCTAATCTTGGCGGGGGTTTTGTTTCCCGTATTAATCAACCTTATCCAGTTTCTAATATGTTCTTGCAGTCGGAGAAGATTAGAATAGATTCCAGTTGGAATAGGAACACTTTAAATGCCTCGAGGTTACCTGACTTTTCAGTGTCAAATGGATGCATCGAAACACCCTCTGCTACTCTTGAGGTTCAGCCAGGAAGAATCCTGAGAAACCCTGAGGTGTTTGGATCCGATGACAGTTTAATTATAGAGGGTAAGGAGCTCCATTGCATGAGGTGCCCATTGAATTATCCCCTGAAGGGGACTAAACTATCGCAGTTTGATGGACTCCTGTATGCACGAGGAGTCTCGGTGAAGCTACCGAATTTTCTGCCAAAGTATGACAATGTGATGGATGTCAAAGGATGTATGTACTTTGTTGCAAAGCACCAGCATGGGTGTCGGTTTTTGCAGCAGAAGCTTGATGAAGGGAAGCATGTGGTAGATGTGATTTTTAATGGGGTCATCAATCATGCCAGTGAGCTCATGATCGATCCTTTTGGGAACTATCTCATGCAGAAGCTACTTGAATTATGCAGTGAAGAACAACTGATGCAGATCCTCCTAGTGTTGAAGGATCCAGATAACCTCATCAGAATCTCCCTGAACGTTCATGG GACGAGGGCTGTGCAGAAGTTAATAGATACCCTCAAAACTAAGAAGCAAATTGCACTGGTTATATCAGCCATACAACCTGGGTTTTTAGATCTCATCAAGGACTTGAATGGCAGCCATGTGCTCCAACGCTGCTTGGAATCTTTTACACCTGAAGACAATAAG TTAATTTTTGATGCTGCGGCAAAGCATTGTGTTGATATTGCTACTCATCGACATGGATGTTGTGTGTTGCAAAAATGCATAGCCCATTCTACTGGAGAAAATCACGCAAAGTTGATTGCAGAAATTTCTGCTAATGGTTATGAACTTGCTCAAGATCCGTTTGG AAATTATGTTGTCCAGTATATACTAGATCTGAAGAACTCCTTGGCAATTGGAAACTTGGCATCTCAGTTTGAAGGGAAGTATGTACAGCTCTCCGTACAGAAATTTAGCAGTAACGTGGTGGAAAAATGCTTGAAGATTTTGGGTGAAGATGATCGAGCTACTATAATATTGGAATTGATTTCAGTCTCACACTTTGAGCAATTATTGCAAGACCCTTACGCAAACTATGTTATCAAATCTGCTCTTCTAAATTCCAAG GGCCCTGTCCGTGCTGCACTAGTAAAAGCTATGCTTCCTCATGAAGCAGCCCTGAGAACCAACCCTTACTGCAAGCGAATCTTTTCACGGGCTCTATTGAAGAAGTGA
- the LOC135632006 gene encoding uncharacterized protein LOC135632006 isoform X2, protein MKMGKQEEREMEMLLDEIPHATSPHLPHPHLGHHRLFHGDDALGVHVPGLDELSPVRGFYPVHGCGHGRGPDHGDRHARLSPPPLPSEGSLVLGFLSPAADELARQHTGRMVERLGLLDKLSGMHLGVDPKLPIGRPLMPASASENNPINPSVPETNYTDDTFQIGVNCHSVIPNSLLFGLDKNPCSSQSQQQHCYADANFFEPWLDNFPYGATELGTDGVLGRTPHCRANLGGGFVSRINQPYPVSNMFLQSEKIRIDSSWNRNTLNASRLPDFSVSNGCIETPSATLEVQPGRILRNPEVFGSDDSLIIEGKELHCMRCPLNYPLKGTKLSQFDGLLYARGVSVKLPNFLPKYDNVMDVKGCMYFVAKHQHGCRFLQQKLDEGKHVVDVIFNGVINHASELMIDPFGNYLMQKLLELCSEEQLMQILLVLKDPDNLIRISLNVHGTRAVQKLIDTLKTKKQIALVISAIQPGFLDLIKDLNGSHVLQRCLESFTPEDNKLIFDAAAKHCVDIATHRHGCCVLQKCIAHSTGENHAKLIAEISANGYELAQDPFG, encoded by the exons ATGAAGATGGGGAAGCAGGAAGAGAGGGAGATGGAGATGCTGTTGGATGAAATCCCTCATGCCACGTCTCCCCATCTCCCTCATCCCCATCTCGGTCATCATCGCCTCTTCCATGGTGATGATGCTCTTGGCGTGCATGTGCCTGGTCTCGATGAGCTATCGCCAGTTCGTGGGTTTTATCCTGTCCATGGCTGTGGGCATGGGAGGGGGCCTGACCATGGTGACCGCCATGCACGCCTCTCGCCGCCGCCCCTCCCCTCGGAAGGATCGTTGGTGTTGGGCTTTCTCTCCCCTGCCGCCGATGAACTGGCTCGCCAGCATACGGGGCGGATGGTCGAACGATTAGGCTTGCTCGACAAACTTAGCGGTATGCATCTCGGAGTTGATCCGAAATTACCAATTGGTCGTCCGCTGATGCCGGCATCAGCATCCGAGAACAACCCGATCAACCCTTCTGTGCCTGAGACTAATTATACCGACGATACATTTCAGATTGGCGTTAATTGTCACTCAGTTATTCCCAACTCTCTGTTATTTGGTCTGGATAAGAATCCATGCTCGTCTCAATCGCAGCAGCAGCATTGCTATGCGGATGCTAATTTTTTCGAGCCATGGCTCGACAATTTCCCTTATGGAGCAACTGAATTGGGAACTGATGGTGTCCTTGGACGAACTCCTCACTGCAGGGCTAATCTTGGCGGGGGTTTTGTTTCCCGTATTAATCAACCTTATCCAGTTTCTAATATGTTCTTGCAGTCGGAGAAGATTAGAATAGATTCCAGTTGGAATAGGAACACTTTAAATGCCTCGAGGTTACCTGACTTTTCAGTGTCAAATGGATGCATCGAAACACCCTCTGCTACTCTTGAGGTTCAGCCAGGAAGAATCCTGAGAAACCCTGAGGTGTTTGGATCCGATGACAGTTTAATTATAGAGGGTAAGGAGCTCCATTGCATGAGGTGCCCATTGAATTATCCCCTGAAGGGGACTAAACTATCGCAGTTTGATGGACTCCTGTATGCACGAGGAGTCTCGGTGAAGCTACCGAATTTTCTGCCAAAGTATGACAATGTGATGGATGTCAAAGGATGTATGTACTTTGTTGCAAAGCACCAGCATGGGTGTCGGTTTTTGCAGCAGAAGCTTGATGAAGGGAAGCATGTGGTAGATGTGATTTTTAATGGGGTCATCAATCATGCCAGTGAGCTCATGATCGATCCTTTTGGGAACTATCTCATGCAGAAGCTACTTGAATTATGCAGTGAAGAACAACTGATGCAGATCCTCCTAGTGTTGAAGGATCCAGATAACCTCATCAGAATCTCCCTGAACGTTCATGG GACGAGGGCTGTGCAGAAGTTAATAGATACCCTCAAAACTAAGAAGCAAATTGCACTGGTTATATCAGCCATACAACCTGGGTTTTTAGATCTCATCAAGGACTTGAATGGCAGCCATGTGCTCCAACGCTGCTTGGAATCTTTTACACCTGAAGACAATAAG TTAATTTTTGATGCTGCGGCAAAGCATTGTGTTGATATTGCTACTCATCGACATGGATGTTGTGTGTTGCAAAAATGCATAGCCCATTCTACTGGAGAAAATCACGCAAAGTTGATTGCAGAAATTTCTGCTAATGGTTATGAACTTGCTCAAGATCCGTTTGGGTAA